A stretch of DNA from Candidatus Methylomirabilota bacterium:
GGGGCGGGCATCACCGGGCTCATGATCGCTCGGGAGTTGGTCCGACGGGGGGCTGACCGGATCCTGATCCTCGAAAAGGAGCCCGGCGTGGGGGCGCATGCGAGCGGGCGCAACAGTGGGGTGCTGCACGCCGGCCTCTATTACACGCCCGACACGCTCAAAGCGCGCTTCTGCATTGAAGGTAACCGGCAGATGAAGGCGTTCTGCCGCGACAAGGGCCTGCCCGTCGTGGAGACCGGGAAGGTCGTC
This window harbors:
- a CDS encoding FAD-dependent oxidoreductase, whose amino-acid sequence is MIARELVRRGADRILILEKEPGVGAHASGRNSGVLHAGLYYTPDTLKARFCIEGNRQMKAFCRDKGLPVVETGKVV